One window from the genome of Elaeis guineensis isolate ETL-2024a chromosome 5, EG11, whole genome shotgun sequence encodes:
- the LOC105046210 gene encoding pentatricopeptide repeat-containing protein At4g18975, chloroplastic: MAGAFRRSLGSLQLIIKSNIGEHSWHWSARTELGAGHCCRSYASSAFGFQSRYSDDSRIVEDQVFEQRGLKAKFPSEHDNNTIDQNQRSDIEPIPGQRIGKNISSKEKTKFLVNTLLDLKNSKEAVYGTLDAWVAWEQNFPLGMLKRALLVLEKQEQWHRVVQVVKWILSKGQGTTMGTYEQLIRALEKDNRAEEAHKIWVKKISHDLHSVPWRFCDLMLSIYYRNNMLERLVKLFKGLEEFDRKPPEKSIVRKVADAYELLGLLEEKNKLLEKYSRLFNKSSEECSRKSRKAKKASWKNDKEAGVKTNESIESSDK, translated from the exons ATGGCGGGCGCTTTCCGGCGATCCCTTGGGTCTCTTCAACTCATAATCAAATCTAATATTGGAGAGCATTCTTG GCATTGGAGTGCAAGGACAGAG CTTGGAGCAGGACATTGCTGCAGAAGTTATGCCAGCAGCGCTTTTGGTTTTCAATCTAGGTATTCTGATGATAGCAGAATTGTGGAAGATCAAGTATTTGAGCAACGTGGTCTGAAAGCAAAGTTTCCGTCAGAG CATGATAATAATACGATCGATCAGAATCAGAGGAGTGACATAGAGCCAATACCCGGACAACGAATTGGGAAGAATATTTCATCAAAAGAGAAAACAAAGTTCCTCGTTAACACA CTTCTTGACCTCAAAAATTCCAAAGAAGCTGTTTATGGTACTCTTGATGCTTGGGTTGCATGGGAGCAAAACTTCCCTTTAGGCATGCTGAAGAGGGCACTTCTTGTTCTTGAAAAGCAAGAGCAATGGCATCGAGTTGTTCAG GTTGTAAAATGGATCCTAAGCAAAGGGCAAGGAACAACAATGGGAACATATGAGCAATTAATACGTGCATTAGAAAAAGACAATAGGGCAGAGGAGGCTCACAAAATTTGGGTGAAGAAGATCAGTCATGATCTGCATTCAGTGCCTTGGCGGTTCTGTGATCTTATGCTCTCTATTTATTATCGGAATAACATGCTAGAGAGGCTTGTAAAG CTTTTTAAGGGACTGGAAGAATTTGACCGTAAACCTCCGGAAAAATCAATTGTCCGGAAGGTAGCAGATGCATATGAATTACTtggcttgttagaagaaaagaataaattaCTGGAAAAATATAGCCGTTTATTCAACAAGTCATCCGAAGAATGCTCCAGGAAATCTCGAAAGGCTAAAAAGGCTTCATGGAAGAATGATAAGGAAGCAG GTGTGAAAACAAATGAGAGTATAGAATCTTCAGATAAATAG
- the LOC114914206 gene encoding calcium uniporter protein 6, mitochondrial has product MWRFSSRRFLRLRTLLLDEAVKVTGCRSAEHPIRRPWLHLSAFSSSVYPTASPSSPSYPATAAGAADRGSFGRGDPLDGVTFTEAKRLMRLVNVEALKRKLERDGEEVIGYSELLEACEEMGLVRTRDEAMSFARVLDEAGVVLLFRDKVYLHPDKVVDLVSRAVPLALAPQNDPRIEELKQLQRKKEEIDMLAHKQVRRILWSGLGFFIVQVGLFFRLTFWEFSWDVMEPIAFFTTTAGIIIGYAYFLFTSRDPTYQDLMKRLFLSRQRKLSQRQNFDMTRYMELQKHCKCPLDKIVGMEHVHESDVSHLQHVSAYK; this is encoded by the exons ATGTGGCGATTCTCCTCGCGTCGCTTCCTCCGCCTCCGGACCCTCCTCCTAGACGAGGCGGTGAAAGTCACCGGCTGCCGGTCTGCGGAGCACCCGATCCGCCGTCCCTGGCTCCACCTCTCCGCCTTCTCCTCGTCCGTCTATCCCACCGCCTCCCCGTCCTCGCCTTCTTACCCCGCCACCGCCGCCGGGGCGGCGGACCGCGGCAGCTTCGGCAGAGGCGACCCCTTGGATGGTGTAACCTTCACGGAGGCGAAGCGGCTGATGCGGCTGGTGAACGTGGAGGCACTCAAGCGGAAGCTGGAGAGGGATGGGGAGGAGGTCATTGGGTATTCGGAGCTCCTTGAGGCGTGCGAGGAGATGGGGTTGGTGCGGACGCGGGACGAGGCGATGAGCTTCGCCCGGGTCCTGGACGAGGCCGGCGTCGTCCTCCTCTTCAGGGACAAGGTCTATCTCCACCCGGATAAG GTTGTTGATCTCGTTAGCAGAGCTGTTCCCCTTGCGCTGGCACCTCAGAATGATCCAAGGATTGAAGAGCTAAAGCAGCTGCAgagaaaaaaggaagaaattGATATGCTTGCTCACAAGCAGGTCCGTCGCATTCTTTGGTCAGGATTAGGGTTCTTCATTGTTCAGGTTGGTCTTTTCTTTCGTCTAACATTCTGGGAGTTCTCATGGGATGTCATGGAGCCGATTGCATTTTTCACCACAACAGCCGGCATAATCATTGGATATGCCTACTTCCTTTTTACATCAAGGGATCCGACATATCAAGATCTGATGAAGAGGCTCTTCTTATCCAGACAAAGAAAATTGTCACAGAGGCAGAACTTTGACATGACAAGATATATGGAATTGCAGAAACACTGCAAATGTCCTTTGGATAAAATAGTAGGGATGGAACATGTTCATGAGTCTGATGTCTCTCATCTTCAACATGTCTCAGCTTACAAGTGA
- the LOC105046053 gene encoding uncharacterized protein isoform X1, with protein sequence MDGNFGPTEQILWPISVFSGIIMCKIVYKITCEFSLRYFKAYNKLSKIQKVEWNNRGFSTIHAVLAATISFYLVVISDLFKDGSHEELMIDRKSVLSDTIFGISLGYFLSDLVMILRFFPYLGGKEYVLHHGLSMYSIILSLISGKAHIYILMVLFSEATTPFVNFRWYLDIAGQKSSNLYIYNGMALFLGWLVARILLFIYFFTHMYFHFDQVKTIFPLGQYSLVTVPPLLALMNVFWFWKIFKGLMKTLSKMRHSQ encoded by the exons GTATACAAAATTACATGTGAGTTCAGCTTGAGGTACTTTAAGGCCTATAACAAGCTAAGCAAAATACAAAAGGTTGAATGGAACAATAG GGGTTTCTCCACAATTCATGCAGTTCTTGCTGCAACAATttctttctatttggtagtgaTATCAGACCTTTTCAAGGATGGTTCTCATGAAGAGCTCATGATAGATAGAAAATCGGTGTTATCTGACACCATATTTGGG atatctCTTGGTTACTTTCTCTCAGACTTGGTGATGATTCTAAGGTTTTTCCCTTATTTAGGTGGCAAGGAATAT GTCTTGCATCATGGGCTTTCCATGTATTCAATTATTCTTTCCTTGATAAGTGGCAAGGCACATATTTACATACTCATGGTTTTATTTTCAGAAGCTACAACTCCCTTTGTAAATTTCAGATG GTACTTGGACATTGCTGGGCAGAAAAGTTCTAATCTGTACATTTACAATGGCATGGCCTTGTTCCTTGGGTGGCTG GTTGCAAGGATCCTACTGTTCATCTATTTTTTCACCCATATGTATTTTCATTTTGATCAG GTGAAGACAATATTTCCTCTTGGGCAATATAGTTTGGTGACTGTTCCACCTTTGCTGGCATTAATGAATGTGTTTTGGTTTTGGAAAATATTCAAAGGCCTGATGAAGACTCTCTCAAAAATGAGGCACTCCCAATGA
- the LOC105046053 gene encoding uncharacterized protein isoform X2: protein MDGNFGPTEQILWPISVFSGIIMCKIVYKITCEFSLRYFKAYNKLSKIQKVEWNNRGFSTIHAVLAATISFYLVVISDLFKDGSHEELMIDRKSVLSDTIFGISLGYFLSDLVMILRFFPYLGGKEYVLHHGLSMYSIILSLISGKAHIYILMVLFSEATTPFVNFRWYLDIAGQKSSNLYIYNGMALFLGWLVARILLFIYFFTHMYFHFDQVLAIYLGWGFPPLSMVMVRFYAKSLTNSCCFFFPKKKKKRKEKS, encoded by the exons GTATACAAAATTACATGTGAGTTCAGCTTGAGGTACTTTAAGGCCTATAACAAGCTAAGCAAAATACAAAAGGTTGAATGGAACAATAG GGGTTTCTCCACAATTCATGCAGTTCTTGCTGCAACAATttctttctatttggtagtgaTATCAGACCTTTTCAAGGATGGTTCTCATGAAGAGCTCATGATAGATAGAAAATCGGTGTTATCTGACACCATATTTGGG atatctCTTGGTTACTTTCTCTCAGACTTGGTGATGATTCTAAGGTTTTTCCCTTATTTAGGTGGCAAGGAATAT GTCTTGCATCATGGGCTTTCCATGTATTCAATTATTCTTTCCTTGATAAGTGGCAAGGCACATATTTACATACTCATGGTTTTATTTTCAGAAGCTACAACTCCCTTTGTAAATTTCAGATG GTACTTGGACATTGCTGGGCAGAAAAGTTCTAATCTGTACATTTACAATGGCATGGCCTTGTTCCTTGGGTGGCTG GTTGCAAGGATCCTACTGTTCATCTATTTTTTCACCCATATGTATTTTCATTTTGATCAG GTTTTAGCAATCTATCTTGGTTGGGGTTTTCCCCCCCTCTCAATGGTTATGGTGAGATTTTATGCGAAATCTTTAACAAATTCCTGTTGtttcttttttccaaaaaaaaaaaagaaaagaaaagaaaaatcttga